From Puntigrus tetrazona isolate hp1 chromosome 8, ASM1883169v1, whole genome shotgun sequence, the proteins below share one genomic window:
- the zgc:110353 gene encoding arrestin domain-containing protein 3: protein MTIRKFAIEYDTINDRNTFSNQDILVGRVIVDVSKKTKINALTVQAKGNANVSWDETPAESTVTYWDTEKYFSLTRSVLPEDNTDGSVTLVAGRHVFAFAFQLPDQGLPSSFKGAHGKIHYQLLGKLSRSMRSASEAKAKFTFVAKADYDHSTLMAPQHGSKDKNVSFFASGNISMNIFLPKTGYQQGERLVVNGEIVNSSTRKIVPKYIIYQKQSFFAGGQRTVHTTQILKDKGEPLKSSTRQNLSKVLVLPTEISTTIHNCRILKVEYRLQVILDVSFTKNPMVKLPFIVLPLHDGTSKS from the exons ATGACGATCAGGAAGTTCGCTATTGAGTACGACACCATAAATGATCGCAACACCTTTAGCAATCAGGATATTTTGGTGGGCAGAGTTATCGTGGACGTGtcaaagaaaaccaaaatcaATGCTCTGACTGTCCAGGCGAAAGGCAATGCAAATGTGTCATGGGATGAGACGCCAGCGGAAAGCACTGTGACGTACTGGGATACAGAAAAGTATTTCTCACTAACTCGGTCTGTCTTACCGGAGGATAACACAGATG gcTCTGTAACTCTTGTGGCTGGTAGACATGTCTTTGCTTTTGCCTTTCAGCTTCCCGACCA GGGCCTGCCTTCATCCTTTAAAGGTGCTCATGGTAAAATCCATTACCAACTTTTAGGCAAGTTGAGCAGGTCTATGCGTTCAGCCAGCGAAGCTAAAGCAAAGTTCACCTTCGTGGCCAAAGCTGATTATGATCATTCAACATTGATG GCACCTCAACATGGCAGTAAAGACAAGAATGTCAGTTTTTTTGCCTCTGGAAATATTTCAATGAATATTTTCTTGCCAAAGACAGGCTACCAGCAAG GTGAAAGACTAGTCGTCAACGGTGAGATTGTAAACAGCTCAACTCGAAAAATTGTGCCAAAGTACATTATCTACCAGAAACAAAGTTTCTTTGCTGGAGGCCAGAGAACTGTTCATACCACCCAGATACTGAAGGATAAGGGAGAACCTTTAAAATCCTCCACCAGACAGAATCTGTCCAAAGTATTAGTCCTTCCCACAGAAATCAGCACCACCATCCACAACTGCCGAATCCTCAAAGTCGAGTACAGACTACAG GTTATTTTGGATGTATCGTTCACTAAAAACCCCATGGTTAAACTCCCGTTTATCGTACTTCCTCTACATGATGGGACCTCAAAGAGTTGA